CACACTTTAAATAAAGAAAGCAGCTGCAGAATCATTTTGGCTTTAAGGGCTCTGAGTGACACGACCAGATACGAGGTCTGGAAAACACGCTAAAATCCTAATAAGTTAGGATAAGATAAgttaggataggataggataagGTAAGCTAAaataagctaagctaaacttTGACTTTATTAACTGATGACAGTGATCTCTTCCAACATCTTTAGAGTTTCTTACCATCGCCAAATCTATGATCCACGTCTGCAGTGTCAGCAGTTTCCCACCAACGACAAACCTGAACACATCATGTTAATGTAATAACAACAATAGATATGTGGAACACTGATTCTCTTCAGCCCtaagtgaccccccccccccccaggagtcATCAACACAATGAAAGGATACGCCATGATGTAGAGGAGGCTCTGCTTCAGGCTGCCGTTGTAATACaggatgaggagcagcaggaagacGTCTGAGGACAGAGAGCAGCTGATGACAcacgaccgaccgaccgacgcACACGGCTACATCTGTTCCTATTGGTCACAAGAAATACAGACGACTCACCCTGAGCGATGAGGATTGGGTACTCCAGGTACGTGGGGGGTGGGTAGTCGTGGTACATCTGGTACGTGACAAAAACAACGAACCTGCAGACACATGATTGGAACGTTCAGTTtgaaagcactagctttgatctatggtcaaagctagtgctctgaaaGCTAGACCGGcatgcataggtcaaagatcaaagctagtgctctgacctactgtcactgttcaaaacactagctttgatctatggtcttcctcacactggccttctccctcatctttctatcttacccggttcctgagtgtacaaaagttgaaatttgaccttgacctagttttctcaaggtcgagGTCATCATCtattttcaccccctttgctgcctgagtcatgtgctttttgtttcagacAGCAGGtgtgttcacacctgtgtgAATCACAAGGGGTTCAGCGTTGATCTTTTCTTTGTGACGTCATCTATAATAGTCTCTATGAAGCCACTGGGAACCAGCAGACCCCAGTTGTGTTCACCAGTGGCTTCACACCCCCCAGCAGAGACACCAGTATGGAGTCAGTGAAGGCGTGGTGAGTGGTCACCGAGCGTGTTCTTCATCACAACTCTTCCTCAGTCCTATCAGTCATGTGATTTCATTAACGGTCATACATGACGTGTTGCAGGAGTCCAGTGCTTTACAATATCAGTAGGGGGGGGCCCTTTGATGTGGATGTGGTCTGAGCTGAGATCTGGTGAACTTCATGTTTCTTCTCTGCAGGGTaagatttataatatttattctgtCATGTAAGAAAGTTTAGGCTTCgataaaatgttctttttgattaaaaaagtgtaaacacaaatacaagaaTACTCAAATCTGACAAAACCAGATGAGTGGAAGAACCCTGTTACactacgacacacacacacacacacacacacacacacacacacacacacacacacacacacacacacacacacacacacacacacacacacacacacactggaggcgGGCTGACAAACAGGAAGGCATCACAAGTCGAGCTCTGAATCATTTCCGTTACACActtcacatccatccatccaccggTAACGACACATCTCTCCCCCCGGTCCAGGCGCTCGTTTCTCGGATCAGACGCCGGCATCAGCGCGGGGCACTCACCCgatcagctccagcagcagcccgCTGAGGCTGACTCCGGTCGAGGACTTCGCCCGAATCACCACGAAGATCTGCGGGAACTTGAGCACCAAACACACGAACAGGATGCTGAAGTTAACGGCGTGGAGGAGCTCGTCGGCCGGCATGTCGGGAGGCAGAGGGGCCGCTGAGGGGCGAGGATGCCGCGGTGTCCCGGAGGGAGCCTGGAGTGGAAACCAGCTTTAAAGGAGACTTCCGCTCTgaggtttcaaaataaaagtcaatcaACATAGACTCAGCTACCTATCCATTTTAAAGATagacatatatttattttttattttttttaaatatacttaTTAATcaccgaagggaaattaatgtCATTCTagttcaggggtgtcaaactcatttccactgagggccacatcagcatggtggctgtcctcaaagggccagatgaactaataaatgtaactcagtgtaatgtaatataaatgtaactactccttaatgttaaataactctaaatttaatACTCATTCAATTCAGAAACATtatagttacacagaaaaatatgtttgcttgttgctgtgttgtatttgtcaggttattaaacccacagaactccatcaatcaaggatcaaactatcaatgaataaagaaaaataacatcaaacacaagttaggaagttaactttgttcaaaacgtttttgtcagagttaaaatggactcaattactgcattgtgggaaatgtagttttggtcaaagcacgattttgacctacttattttagacactgaccCTTTATGCTCTGCGGGccgcataaaatgatgtggtggggcCCCTgggtcttgagtttgacacatgtgctctcggtaatcaaatcacatgcatatatattagtgtgtgaggccccacacacacacacacacacacacacacacacacacacacacacacacacacacacacacacacacacacacacacacacggggcctgtacGGATGCAGTGGGAGGCAACGTTATTATTATAGCCATTATTTTGAAGGTGAATTTAACCGTTTCCTGTCATCTACATTCTCGTCTTACTTCCGCATACATCCTTTGAAAGCTGCCACTTTGTGACGTTACTTGCGGAACTTgaatttccatccttttttttttaaaccagtgTCTGTGTACTGAGATAGAATCCATCACAACAGACCGTTCAGCTGCAGCTTTCTGTTCACCTTTTATTGCGTTAatgcagggattcccaaagtgtggtgctcgagctgccgctagggggtgcgcgagtgtgatggcagctgagcaccttgaaatacataaataattaaataaataatttaaacactttttaatggaggattaacagtttaaatatttaaattcattcacggaaatcatttgtaattttcaattaaaaaacgttttgggaaaattttaaataaaaaaaaaaacaacccaaaatgcacttggctttctcctagctacgtgctagcttgttgtgatagcaacaacaataatacgccgaaatgcataactggttaaaaacgggcagtctgtcggGGATTAAAtcagggagaaatgaaagaggacaggatactttggcccaactgagagctgtgaggtctaccaggatgaagaaacccagcaggaaacagagagtgatgatgacgagacagggaaactgaagatgaggagcacagaacacagaaaactcacccggacacttcatcgggagaagggggtaaagaacacaatgagactcgtactccaaagagaaaacatgatgttgaacttgggcctatgttattttgattctttgtggcggagtagcatgtttgttagcatttaataactgttagtttgttaaataggcctatttgttacatagcagggctcaaaattgcgcccattttggtcgcatatacGCCCATATTTtcatcagtgcgactattaaatatatttgggagcaacggtgcgactaggggaaaaaatctggagcgcctttttttgtgagacggcGCTcccgcggtcctgccaggaaccaatgagagcgcagctgcggctgctctcctgggggagagaggaggaacggagattgACGGAGCATCTCTATTGCTTTTGGgggggtgctcctgaagtctttgctggtgctactaacttctacatttgggagcaccagtgctaccaagaaaaaaagttaattttgagccctgcatagcaataactgctgttcatcactcatctgtagtcggctcgcttggcgaccattttgacttaaaatattattattggcatttttatattgttactattattctccccagcGTTTCTAAAGTGacagatcattaggcccattattgcacaatctattctgtgttaacaggagcctatattattaaacttgatacctatatggctataaagactacgccttttctttttttcatgttttgggcattgggagtgcgtcagctaagtcgggaggtagaagagGGTGCGctgactgaaaagtttgggaaccgctgcgtTAATGCATTAGATAGATTAAATACACTGACACTCGATGTCGACTAGTTCTGGAAATACATTGATCAGTGAAACAGATATTACTGATATTGTTGCAGATATAGCACAAATATGTTACAATGCATTTTATAACATGTTGATCTGTCAGTGACGAACATGTGAGCACTTCGACTTTCAGACACCAGCTGCTGGAAATGTTCCTGAGGAAGTTCAGTTCCTTCAGCCATGTGGACAAAGACTACAACATGTGACTGCGAtccataattcattcattcattcattcattcattcattcattcattcattcattcattcattcacacagatACTATcctacaagggtgagagggacatatatatatatatataaatatatagtgtgccctcgttactagcggttaacgcgttccaggaaccacacttGAATAGTGAATTCTGAGATAGAGTGAGAaactatttcttattatttacggtaatttaaacgtttatgaaccccccccatactgatattaaaccaccgtctatctgtattaccttttcccactctgatagactgtttaaagagctttagtgtctcacaaaagtcttGAGTCTGACGgaacgagcgcacttccgggtgccgtcagccaatagaatgtatgtacggtatcacgtgactgcctaccaaagaatccgcgatgaggtggagtcgcagtTGGTGATGTGCGATCGCGCGAGGGCGATCTGTATGTATGGCAGGGATACTCCTGGCATGACATCGGTACACATGtagatagaaacacacacacacacacacacacacacacacacacacacacacacacacacacacacacacacacacacacacacacacacacacacacacactcacgtagtacacattcacacctgcagGCAATTCCAGACCACGCAATTCACCTGACGTGCATGTTTTAACAACTATGTAATTGTAGTTGTAAGACAAAATGAGCTTTTGaagacatttatttcattttgcaaaGGGGGAGCATGAAACAGGGCAGCTTGAGGGCATGACTGTCGAAACtccttcattttcttctctttgttccCTGCACAGAAGCAAACAGACTTCTTCAGACTAGCTCAGAAAAACcatgtggtgatgatgaagaggattaAGCATTGTTCCACTTACATagtttttttttgatgaccagTTGGGGTAAAGCTGCTGGTGGAGCTTTTTCTCCTTATTGGCTTCTTTGATATacttctccttctctgtcttGGGCAAAGAGTTCCACTATGGACAAACGACAACACAGCATCATCACTCTACCACACACTGCTAAGATATCTGCTATCACACAAACACGAagggaaacaaacaaatgatgcTATTAATGCAACAGCCCTTGACTCATCATTTCCCTCTAGTGTCCAGATGTGCCAATGTCAACTTCAAGAACTCAAGGATGATGTGGCTCTTGAAGTCTATGAAGTTTCTCAGTCATCAAGGTCGAGGTAAACCAAGatcaaaaaagaatcaactggatttGCTTCAGGTTGGTTGAAGAAGTTTCAGACCTCAGAGATTTCTTCATTTTTGACTGACTGGTAGAGTCCACATAGTGGAAAACCACAAACAACCCAAACCACCAAGACAATGAGTCGAATTAGGAGTTACCATTCATAAGGGAGTCATTATCCCGCCTACCCTCATGTGAGCTGTTTTGGTGAGCTGCAGTCCTTCAAGAAGTCTTAAACATGACATAAACAAGAGTCTCAAGCATCCAGAACTAAAACTATTACCTTCTTTGCCAGAGTTGCATGCAAACCACTGctcccagacagacagacagaagggt
The Antennarius striatus isolate MH-2024 chromosome 17, ASM4005453v1, whole genome shotgun sequence genome window above contains:
- the slc66a3 gene encoding solute carrier family 66 member 3, translating into MPADELLHAVNFSILFVCLVLKFPQIFVVIRAKSSTGVSLSGLLLELIGFVVFVTYQMYHDYPPPTYLEYPILIAQDVFLLLLILYYNGSLKQSLLYIMAFVVGGKLLTLQTWIIDLAMSLCTVISAASKVAQLQCLWRTKQAGQVSSLTWAMAVYSCAARIYTTAVTTGDMQVLVRFIVSTLLNLWVLLTALYYQRSSSKKDD